A single Rubrivivax gelatinosus IL144 DNA region contains:
- a CDS encoding FecCD family ABC transporter permease: protein MRARHATPLLAAALLVAAVLALSGGAAWVAPAQWLGGDGLMHDLVWVWRAPRVAAAFFVGACLALAGLLFQGVFRNPLAEPYLLGSASGAAVGAAIALLLPQWLPPGWSLPLLAFAGAWGASWLVLAVGRAGGGWQPARLLLAGVALAAILSALRGLLLMLFGDESTNLRALISWQLGGVQTPTAAQCAAFVPLLVLLAAGARRLAFGLDALGLGEQAAHGMGVRVPRLVAQAVLLAALATALAVCWGGLIGFVGLVVPHLLRWWLGPLHGRLVPACVLAGGTAMVLVDLIARAALAPSEIPAGLLTALVGGPFFLGLLLRRRE, encoded by the coding sequence ATGAGGGCCCGGCATGCGACGCCGCTGCTGGCCGCCGCGCTGCTGGTGGCAGCGGTGCTGGCGCTCAGCGGCGGCGCGGCCTGGGTGGCGCCGGCGCAATGGCTGGGCGGCGACGGGCTGATGCACGACCTGGTCTGGGTCTGGCGCGCGCCGCGTGTCGCGGCGGCGTTTTTCGTCGGCGCCTGCCTGGCGCTGGCCGGGCTGCTGTTCCAGGGCGTGTTCCGCAACCCGCTGGCCGAACCCTATCTGCTGGGCAGCGCCTCGGGTGCCGCGGTGGGCGCGGCCATCGCGCTGCTGCTGCCGCAGTGGCTGCCGCCGGGCTGGTCGCTGCCGCTGCTGGCTTTTGCCGGCGCCTGGGGCGCGAGCTGGCTGGTGCTGGCCGTCGGCCGTGCCGGCGGCGGCTGGCAGCCGGCGCGGCTGCTGCTGGCCGGCGTCGCGCTGGCGGCCATCCTGTCGGCGCTGCGCGGGCTGCTGCTGATGCTCTTCGGCGACGAGTCGACCAATCTGCGCGCGCTGATCTCCTGGCAGCTGGGCGGCGTGCAGACGCCGACCGCAGCGCAGTGCGCGGCCTTCGTGCCGCTGCTGGTGCTGCTGGCCGCCGGCGCCCGGCGGCTGGCGTTCGGGCTGGACGCGCTGGGCCTGGGCGAACAGGCGGCACACGGCATGGGCGTGCGCGTGCCGCGGCTGGTCGCGCAGGCGGTGCTGCTGGCGGCGCTGGCCACCGCGCTGGCGGTCTGCTGGGGCGGGCTGATCGGCTTCGTCGGCCTGGTGGTGCCGCATCTGCTGCGCTGGTGGCTGGGGCCGCTGCACGGCCGGCTGGTGCCGGCCTGCGTGCTCGCCGGTGGCACGGCGATGGTGCTGGTGGACCTGATCGCCCGCGCGGCGCTGGCGCCCAGCGAGATCCCGGCCGGGCTGCTGACGGCGCTGGTCGGCGGGCCCTTTTTCCTGGGCTTGCTGCTGAGGCGACGGGAGTGA